From the Megalops cyprinoides isolate fMegCyp1 chromosome 21, fMegCyp1.pri, whole genome shotgun sequence genome, one window contains:
- the mrps18b gene encoding 28S ribosomal protein S18b, mitochondrial, whose protein sequence is MATSSAVVCANFIRRVSPIIFRTFWLKERTTVSGWGQTGFQHIRSPSNHSFCTAASQQDKGGDAVETTETLSRYKDRPWDYLESEEYIERYGSKPVWADYRRNHKGAIPPQKTRKTCIRGGKICGNPCPICRDPNIFIHYQNVKLLEQFISPYTWMVYDPTRTGVCMKQYKLLIKAIQLSRDHGLLPIQVPFVDYSGQDYSNSHDAVGHTPPPPSLTSGDPWYAWYHSLEADEREVARLKKIYKAYLK, encoded by the exons ATGGCGACGTCCTCAGCAGTCGTGTGTGCGAACTTTATTCGTCGCGTTTCTCCCATTATTTTCAGGACTTTTTGGCTTAAAGAG AGAACCACTGTTTCGGGATGGGGACAAACTGGATTTCAGCACATACGGTCACCTTCAAATCACTCGTTTTGCACTGCGGCGTCGCAGCAGGACAAGGGCGGCGATGCGGTGGAAACCACCGAAACGCTGTCCCGTTACAAGGACAGGCCGTGGGATTACCTCGAAAGCGAAG AATACATTGAACGCTACGGGTCCAAACCTGTCTGGGCTGACTACAGGCGCAACCACAAGGGAGCAATTCCTCCTCAGAAGACACGCAAGACTTGCATT AGGGGAGGCAAGATCTGTGGAAACCCCTGTCCAATATGCAGAGATCCCAATATCTTCATTCACTATCAG AATGTAAAGTTGTTGGAGCAGTTTATCAGTCCCTACACTTGGATGGTGTACGACCCTACACGCACAG GTGTGTGCATGAAGCAGTACAAACTGTTAATAAAAGCAATTCAACTTTCCAGGGACCATG GGCTACTACCCATCCAGGTGCCCTTTGTGGACTATTCAGGGCAGGACTACTCCAACTCCCATGATGCAGTGGGGcacaccccacctcccccctccttgACCTCTGGTGACCCCTGGTATGCATGGTACCACAGCCTGGAGGCTGATGAGCGAGAGGTGGCCCGTTTAAAGAAGATTTACAAGGCTTATCTTAAGTAG
- the abcf1 gene encoding ATP-binding cassette sub-family F member 1 isoform X2 has translation MPKKAKEVAEWEGDEPAPAEKAVKKGKKDKKGKKTFFEELASESKPEKEEAPVVKEGQGKQPQKKKKDRRKGRGGEGDDEEEEVMQRLKKLSVQPSDEEEEEEEDAVVPSKGGKRNKGGNIFAALSQGQSDDDDDDASGDEEEDEKPQNKKSSRKEASEEERDDEPEKKDENEKKKEVKKSKKTAAKPQKASEDEDEDEEEEEEKEVKKPPKGKKEQPKKGKPARPARSEEDEEEEDKSEGEEKGKDEEEEGEDGDGEKGKEEDPYANLSKKERKKMKKQLEYERQVASVRAQSAMEGDFSVSQAEMSSRQAMLENASDIKLERFSISAHGKELFVNADLLIVAGRRYGLVGPNGKGKTTLLKHIANRALSIPPNIDVLLCEQEVIADDTPAVQAVLKADTRRLKLLEEEKRLQNLLERGEDSVTERLEKVYEELRVIGAAAAEAKARRILAGLSFTPEMQNRATKKFSGGWRMRVSLARALFMEPTLLMLDEPTNHLDLNAVIWLNNYLQGWKKTLLIVSHDQSFLDDVCTDIVHLDNQKLYYYRGNYLTFKKMYVQKQKELQKQYEKQEKKLKDLKAGGKSTKQAEKQTKEALTRKQQKGRKKGQEEESLEAPELLKRPKEYTVKFTFPNPPPLSPPILGLHSVDFGYEGQKLLFKNVDFGIDMESRICIVGPNGVGKSTLLLLLTGKLNPTRGEMRKNHRLKVGFFNQQYADQLNMEESATEYLQRNFNLPYQDSRKCLGRFGLESHAHTIQISKLSGGQKARVVFAELSCRQPDVLILDEPTNNLDIESIDALSEAINEYKGAVIIVSHDARLITETQCQLWVVEDQSVNQIDGDFEDYKREVLEALGETLAHKSKD, from the exons CcccagaagaaaaagaaagaccgTCGGAAAGGGAGAGGCGGAGAGGGggatgatgaagaggaggaggtgatgcAGAGGCTGAAAAAGCTGTCGGTGCAGCCCagtgatgaggaagaggaggaggaagaggatg CTGTGGTGCCCAGCAAGGGTGGCAAGAGAAATAAG gGTGGGAATATATTTGCTGCTCTCAGTCAGGGACAGAGCgacgatgacgatgacgatGCCAGcggagatgaagaggaggatgagaaaCCACAGAACAAGAAAAGCAGCCGCAAG GAGGcctctgaggaggagagggatgaTGAGCCCGAGAAGAAAGACgagaatgaaaagaagaaagaggtgAAGAAGAGCAAGAAGACAGCGGCAAAACCGCAGAAG GCCtctgaggatgaggatgaggacgaggaagaggaagaggagaaagaggtgAAGAAGCCCCCCAAAGGGAAGAAGGAACAGCCCAAA AAGGGCAAGCCTGCCCGCCCAGCTCGCagtgaggaagatgaggaagaggaggataaGAGCGAgggggaagagaaaggaaag gacgaggaggaggaaggggaagacGGGGATGGAGAaaagggaaaggaggaggacCCCTACGCCAACCTGAgcaagaaggagaggaagaagatgaagaagcaG cTGGAGTACGAGCGGCAGGTAGCCAGCGTCCGCGCTCAGAGTGCCATGGAGGGAGATTTCTCCGTCTCCCAGGCTGAGATGTCCTCCAGGCAGGCCATGCTGGAGAATGCCTCTGACATCAAG CTGGAGAGGTTCAGTATATCCGCCcatgggaaagagctgtttgTCAACGCGGATCTCCTCATTGTGGCGGGGCGGCGTTATGGTTTGGTTGGACCCAACGG GAAAGGGAAGACCACTCTGCTGAAACACATTGCAAACAGAGCACTCAGTATTCCACCAAACATTGATGTGCTGCTTTGTGAACAAG AGGTGATTGCGGATGACACCCCAGCGGTGCAGGCGGTGCTGAAGGCTGACACCCGCAGACTCAaactgctggaggaggagaaacgGCTGCAGAACCtcctggagagaggagaggacagtgTGACCGAGAGGCTGGAGAAg GTGTACGAGGAGCTGCGGGTGATCGGAGCGGCGGCGGCGGAGGCGAAAGCCCGCAGGATCCTGGCTGGTCTCTCCTTCACCCCCGAGATGCAGAACCGAGCCACCAAGAAGTTCTCCGGAGGCTGGCGGATGAGGGTGTCGCTGGCCCG ggCGCTGTTTATGGAGCCCACTCTGCTGATGCTGGACGAGCCTACAAACCACCTGGACCTGAACGCCGTCATCTGGCTGAACAA TTACCTGCAGGGCTGGAAGAAGACCTTGCTGATCGTGTCCCACGACCAGAGCTTCCTGGACGACGTCTGTACCGACATCGTTCACCTGGACAACCAGAAGCTGTATTACTACAGGGGCAATTACT TGACCTTTAAGAAGATGTACGTGCAGAAGCAGAAGGAGCTCCAGAAACAGTATGAGAAGCAGGAGAAGAAACTCAAAGACCTGAAGGCAGGAGGGAAGTCCACCAAACAAGCC GAGAAGCAGACGAAGGAGGCTCTCACTCGGAAGCAGCAGAAGGGTCGTAAGAAGGgtcaggaggaggagagccTGGAGGCCCCAGAGCTGCTCAAACGGCCCAAAGAGTACACCGTCAAATTCACCttccccaaccccccgcccctgTCCCCTCCGATCCTGGGCCTGCACA GTGTGGACTTCGGCTATGAGGGCCAGAAACTTCTGTTCAAAAATGTGGATTTTGGAATTGACATGGAGTCTAGAA TTTGCATCGTTGGCCCCAACGGTGTAGGGAAGAGtactctgctgctgctgctcaccgGCAAACTAAACCCA ACTCGAGGAGAGATGAGAAAGAATCATAGATTG AAAGTGGGCTTCTTCAACCAGCAGTACGCTGACCAGCTGAACATGGAGGAGTCGGCCACAGAGTACCTGCAGCGCAACTTCAACCTGCCCTACCAGGACAGCAGGAAGTGCCTGGGACGGTTCGGCCTGGAGAGCCACGCCCACACCATACAGATCTCCAAACTCTCAG GTGGGCAGAAAGCAAGGGTGGTGTTTGCCGAGCTGTCCTGCCGGCAGCCTGACGTGCTCATCCTG GATGAGCCCACAAACAACCTGGACATCGAGTCGATCGACGCCTTATCTGAAGCCATTAATGAGTACAAAGGAG CGGTGATCATCGTTAGCCACGACGCCAGGCTGATCACGGAGACGCAGTGCCAGCTCTGGGTGGTGGAGGACCAGTCCGTCAACCAGATCGACGGCGACTTTGAGGACTACAAGCGCGAGGTGCTGGAGGCCCTGGGGGAGACCCTGGCCCACAAGAGCAAGGACTGA
- the abcf1 gene encoding ATP-binding cassette sub-family F member 1 isoform X1, whose amino-acid sequence MPKKAKEVAEWEGDEPAPAEKAVKKGKKDKKGKKTFFEELASESKPEKEEAPVVKEGQGKQPQKKKKDRRKGRGGEGDDEEEEVMQRLKKLSVQPSDEEEEEEEDAVVPSKGGKRNKGGNIFAALSQGQSDDDDDDASGDEEEDEKPQNKKSSRKAVALKDQDEEGEKVPKGRKKEKAKPKKTKEASEEERDDEPEKKDENEKKKEVKKSKKTAAKPQKASEDEDEDEEEEEEKEVKKPPKGKKEQPKKGKPARPARSEEDEEEEDKSEGEEKGKDEEEEGEDGDGEKGKEEDPYANLSKKERKKMKKQLEYERQVASVRAQSAMEGDFSVSQAEMSSRQAMLENASDIKLERFSISAHGKELFVNADLLIVAGRRYGLVGPNGKGKTTLLKHIANRALSIPPNIDVLLCEQEVIADDTPAVQAVLKADTRRLKLLEEEKRLQNLLERGEDSVTERLEKVYEELRVIGAAAAEAKARRILAGLSFTPEMQNRATKKFSGGWRMRVSLARALFMEPTLLMLDEPTNHLDLNAVIWLNNYLQGWKKTLLIVSHDQSFLDDVCTDIVHLDNQKLYYYRGNYLTFKKMYVQKQKELQKQYEKQEKKLKDLKAGGKSTKQAEKQTKEALTRKQQKGRKKGQEEESLEAPELLKRPKEYTVKFTFPNPPPLSPPILGLHSVDFGYEGQKLLFKNVDFGIDMESRICIVGPNGVGKSTLLLLLTGKLNPTRGEMRKNHRLKVGFFNQQYADQLNMEESATEYLQRNFNLPYQDSRKCLGRFGLESHAHTIQISKLSGGQKARVVFAELSCRQPDVLILDEPTNNLDIESIDALSEAINEYKGAVIIVSHDARLITETQCQLWVVEDQSVNQIDGDFEDYKREVLEALGETLAHKSKD is encoded by the exons CcccagaagaaaaagaaagaccgTCGGAAAGGGAGAGGCGGAGAGGGggatgatgaagaggaggaggtgatgcAGAGGCTGAAAAAGCTGTCGGTGCAGCCCagtgatgaggaagaggaggaggaagaggatg CTGTGGTGCCCAGCAAGGGTGGCAAGAGAAATAAG gGTGGGAATATATTTGCTGCTCTCAGTCAGGGACAGAGCgacgatgacgatgacgatGCCAGcggagatgaagaggaggatgagaaaCCACAGAACAAGAAAAGCAGCCGCAAG GCGGTTGCTCTGAAAGATcaggatgaggaaggagagaaagtgcCAAAgggcaggaaaaaagagaaagctaAACCCAAGAAAACAAAG GAGGcctctgaggaggagagggatgaTGAGCCCGAGAAGAAAGACgagaatgaaaagaagaaagaggtgAAGAAGAGCAAGAAGACAGCGGCAAAACCGCAGAAG GCCtctgaggatgaggatgaggacgaggaagaggaagaggagaaagaggtgAAGAAGCCCCCCAAAGGGAAGAAGGAACAGCCCAAA AAGGGCAAGCCTGCCCGCCCAGCTCGCagtgaggaagatgaggaagaggaggataaGAGCGAgggggaagagaaaggaaag gacgaggaggaggaaggggaagacGGGGATGGAGAaaagggaaaggaggaggacCCCTACGCCAACCTGAgcaagaaggagaggaagaagatgaagaagcaG cTGGAGTACGAGCGGCAGGTAGCCAGCGTCCGCGCTCAGAGTGCCATGGAGGGAGATTTCTCCGTCTCCCAGGCTGAGATGTCCTCCAGGCAGGCCATGCTGGAGAATGCCTCTGACATCAAG CTGGAGAGGTTCAGTATATCCGCCcatgggaaagagctgtttgTCAACGCGGATCTCCTCATTGTGGCGGGGCGGCGTTATGGTTTGGTTGGACCCAACGG GAAAGGGAAGACCACTCTGCTGAAACACATTGCAAACAGAGCACTCAGTATTCCACCAAACATTGATGTGCTGCTTTGTGAACAAG AGGTGATTGCGGATGACACCCCAGCGGTGCAGGCGGTGCTGAAGGCTGACACCCGCAGACTCAaactgctggaggaggagaaacgGCTGCAGAACCtcctggagagaggagaggacagtgTGACCGAGAGGCTGGAGAAg GTGTACGAGGAGCTGCGGGTGATCGGAGCGGCGGCGGCGGAGGCGAAAGCCCGCAGGATCCTGGCTGGTCTCTCCTTCACCCCCGAGATGCAGAACCGAGCCACCAAGAAGTTCTCCGGAGGCTGGCGGATGAGGGTGTCGCTGGCCCG ggCGCTGTTTATGGAGCCCACTCTGCTGATGCTGGACGAGCCTACAAACCACCTGGACCTGAACGCCGTCATCTGGCTGAACAA TTACCTGCAGGGCTGGAAGAAGACCTTGCTGATCGTGTCCCACGACCAGAGCTTCCTGGACGACGTCTGTACCGACATCGTTCACCTGGACAACCAGAAGCTGTATTACTACAGGGGCAATTACT TGACCTTTAAGAAGATGTACGTGCAGAAGCAGAAGGAGCTCCAGAAACAGTATGAGAAGCAGGAGAAGAAACTCAAAGACCTGAAGGCAGGAGGGAAGTCCACCAAACAAGCC GAGAAGCAGACGAAGGAGGCTCTCACTCGGAAGCAGCAGAAGGGTCGTAAGAAGGgtcaggaggaggagagccTGGAGGCCCCAGAGCTGCTCAAACGGCCCAAAGAGTACACCGTCAAATTCACCttccccaaccccccgcccctgTCCCCTCCGATCCTGGGCCTGCACA GTGTGGACTTCGGCTATGAGGGCCAGAAACTTCTGTTCAAAAATGTGGATTTTGGAATTGACATGGAGTCTAGAA TTTGCATCGTTGGCCCCAACGGTGTAGGGAAGAGtactctgctgctgctgctcaccgGCAAACTAAACCCA ACTCGAGGAGAGATGAGAAAGAATCATAGATTG AAAGTGGGCTTCTTCAACCAGCAGTACGCTGACCAGCTGAACATGGAGGAGTCGGCCACAGAGTACCTGCAGCGCAACTTCAACCTGCCCTACCAGGACAGCAGGAAGTGCCTGGGACGGTTCGGCCTGGAGAGCCACGCCCACACCATACAGATCTCCAAACTCTCAG GTGGGCAGAAAGCAAGGGTGGTGTTTGCCGAGCTGTCCTGCCGGCAGCCTGACGTGCTCATCCTG GATGAGCCCACAAACAACCTGGACATCGAGTCGATCGACGCCTTATCTGAAGCCATTAATGAGTACAAAGGAG CGGTGATCATCGTTAGCCACGACGCCAGGCTGATCACGGAGACGCAGTGCCAGCTCTGGGTGGTGGAGGACCAGTCCGTCAACCAGATCGACGGCGACTTTGAGGACTACAAGCGCGAGGTGCTGGAGGCCCTGGGGGAGACCCTGGCCCACAAGAGCAAGGACTGA